The following proteins come from a genomic window of Helicobacter canadensis MIT 98-5491:
- the rhuM gene encoding RhuM family protein has product MENQEEFLEVVYKNDDIWLSVALMAKLFECSSDNIYLHINNIYKENELDKNLTSEEISVVQKEGKREVKRKITFYNLDAIISVGYRINSYKATKFRQWATTILKQFSIKGYVLDKERLKNGSVIDKNYFDELLELNRIVGMYLDYAEDRAKKNIAMTMQDWKDKLDSFLEFNEREILKDNGKISKKIADDFAKEEFHKFRVIQDKNYKSDFDKAILKALKDNNAKHNR; this is encoded by the coding sequence TTGGAAAATCAAGAAGAGTTTTTAGAAGTAGTTTATAAAAACGATGATATATGGCTTAGTGTTGCTTTAATGGCTAAATTATTTGAGTGCTCTAGTGATAATATTTATTTGCATATCAATAATATCTATAAAGAAAACGAACTTGATAAAAATTTAACTTCCGAGGAAATCTCGGTAGTTCAAAAAGAAGGAAAAAGGGAGGTTAAAAGAAAAATAACATTCTATAATCTTGATGCTATTATAAGCGTAGGATATAGGATAAATTCTTATAAAGCTACAAAATTTAGACAATGGGCTACAACAATTTTAAAGCAATTTAGCATCAAAGGATATGTGCTGGATAAAGAACGCTTGAAAAATGGTAGCGTAATAGATAAAAACTATTTTGATGAGCTTTTAGAATTAAATCGTATAGTAGGTATGTATCTTGACTATGCTGAAGATAGGGCAAAGAAAAATATAGCAATGACTATGCAAGATTGGAAAGATAAGCTTGATAGTTTTTTAGAATTTAATGAAAGAGAAATTCTAAAAGATAATGGTAAAATCAGTAAAAAAATAGCAGATGATTTTGCCAAAGAAGAATTTCATAAATTTAGAGTTATTCAAGACAAAAATTATAAATCAGATTTTGATAAAGCTATTTTAAAAGCTTTAAAGGATAATAATGCAAAACACAATCGATAG
- a CDS encoding type I restriction-modification system subunit M, translating into MQNTIDRITDILRRDDGISGAMHYSEQISWILFLKFLDDYERELKDEAFLNDVPYASILDSQYAWQSWAAPKKDGKLDVKNALSGSDLLEFVNNELFPYLKSFKNNEDFKSIAYKIGGIFEFIDNRIANGHTLREVINLIDELSFSKESDVFALGDVYEKLLKDMGSDGGNSGEFYTPRALVKVMVEVINPKPKERIYDPACGSCGFLVESFLHILYEDRAKGQKANLSVEELEFLQKDALFGKEKTPLSYAMGVMNMILHGIKSPNIIKTNTLSKRITDITESERYEVILANPPFGGKEKEQIQGNFIVPSNATELLFLQHILKSLKTNGRCAIIVPEGVLFQNSNAFVKVKQDLIENYNLECVLSLPSGVFLPYSAVKTNVLFFSKGLRGIVDEQDSNVYYYELIPPYKLTKNKPLEYVHFKEFLECYKQRKITPHSYLVSLEELKARNYDLSAKNPNTKEEKSLREVGAILESLHNTQNQVMTLLGELETQIHTKI; encoded by the coding sequence ATGCAAAACACAATCGATAGAATCACAGACATACTAAGGCGTGATGATGGTATAAGTGGTGCGATGCACTATAGCGAGCAGATTAGCTGGATATTGTTTTTGAAGTTTTTAGATGATTATGAAAGAGAATTAAAAGATGAAGCGTTTTTGAATGATGTGCCTTATGCAAGTATTTTGGATTCTCAGTATGCGTGGCAGAGTTGGGCAGCACCCAAAAAAGATGGCAAACTTGATGTGAAAAATGCGCTAAGTGGAAGTGATTTGCTAGAGTTTGTCAATAACGAGCTTTTCCCTTATCTCAAAAGTTTCAAAAACAATGAGGACTTTAAAAGTATCGCGTATAAAATCGGTGGAATCTTTGAATTTATCGACAATAGAATCGCCAATGGACACACGCTAAGAGAAGTGATAAACCTCATCGATGAGCTTAGCTTCAGCAAAGAAAGTGATGTATTTGCACTAGGTGATGTGTATGAGAAACTGCTCAAAGATATGGGAAGCGATGGCGGTAATAGTGGGGAGTTTTATACGCCAAGGGCGTTGGTTAAAGTAATGGTAGAAGTTATCAACCCTAAGCCAAAAGAGAGAATCTATGATCCAGCGTGTGGGAGTTGCGGATTTTTGGTGGAGAGCTTTTTGCATATTTTGTATGAAGATAGGGCAAAAGGACAAAAAGCAAATCTAAGCGTAGAGGAGCTAGAGTTTTTGCAAAAAGATGCACTCTTTGGCAAAGAAAAAACGCCACTTAGCTATGCTATGGGGGTTATGAATATGATACTTCACGGGATAAAATCCCCAAATATTATCAAAACAAACACACTAAGCAAGAGAATAACAGACATAACAGAGAGTGAAAGATACGAAGTCATACTTGCAAATCCTCCTTTTGGTGGCAAAGAAAAAGAACAGATTCAGGGCAATTTTATCGTGCCTTCCAACGCTACAGAGCTTTTATTTTTGCAACATATCCTAAAATCACTCAAAACCAATGGTAGATGCGCGATTATCGTGCCTGAAGGGGTGTTGTTTCAAAATTCAAATGCCTTTGTGAAAGTCAAGCAAGATTTGATAGAAAACTATAACCTAGAATGTGTGCTAAGCCTACCTAGTGGCGTGTTTCTCCCCTATAGTGCAGTAAAAACCAATGTGCTATTTTTCTCCAAAGGGTTAAGGGGCATTGTAGATGAGCAAGATAGCAATGTGTATTATTATGAGCTTATCCCGCCTTATAAACTCACCAAAAATAAGCCTTTGGAATATGTGCATTTTAAAGAATTTTTGGAGTGCTACAAACAACGAAAAATCACACCGCATTCTTATCTTGTGAGTTTGGAGGAACTAAAAGCAAGGAATTATGATCTAAGTGCCAAAAATCCCAATACAAAAGAGGAAAAATCCTTGCGTGAAGTGGGTGCGATTTTAGAATCTTTGCACAATACCCAAAATCAAGTGATGACACTTTTGGGAGAGCTAGAAACACAAATACACACAAAGATTTGA
- a CDS encoding DEAD/DEAH box helicase: MPTNEQIGEKIFDKCVEIYEILNNDKEAEAKEKLLYLLDEIQDKALYPPILNHLIRQFGLYPYMNQDTSILEDKFLLECFKANIGEDEPKVLHREQSRVLKRLLSNESLILSAPTSFGKSFIIDALIAMRKPKNILIIVPTISLLDEARRRLIRKFHNYKIITTTQQINLESNNIFVFSPERAIEYFSFMSKENVRLDFFIVDEFYKISKEYENERFAPLQNAILKYMNISNQRYYICPNIDKIKNENSILSKGMEFECLNFNTVFIHINKCYEDKDFKKEEKIIEIVKKDEKTLVYTQSQSNIKKVCKILVENAIIENSNALLENFAKWLSKHYGEHYLNDTLKIGVGIHHGRLHRCLSQLQVRLFDEKDLLKTIVSTSSLIEGVNIPAKNLILWDKRNGTKNINYFTYKNIIGRSGRMFKYFIGEVYLFESPNEDSNEEKILDVEIKSESLSINDEINNEIPDNIQAEVKNNQREIINLIGVDKFNLLKKEASLKNDLKVIKKIIQILQYKDFDCGIFTHLFNDEPDKWYILSKIASIGEFHCKNIGDINTVELVKKLSQNWTKPLPELIEYMGIDLDDFFKLENHVAFKVASIFSDINTLQKILYPEKAIDISSFVTKLSNAFLPSVVYTLEEFGLPRIVSKKLHKCGFIDFENKDLAIEQVLDKFKECTADAIINKLKEKNLYDDFEDYILNYFYEGLGQ; the protein is encoded by the coding sequence ATGCCGACTAATGAACAAATTGGTGAAAAAATTTTTGATAAATGTGTAGAAATATATGAAATTCTAAATAATGATAAAGAAGCAGAAGCTAAAGAAAAGCTTTTGTATTTGCTTGATGAAATTCAAGATAAAGCTTTATATCCACCTATACTAAATCATCTTATCAGACAATTTGGGTTATATCCCTATATGAATCAAGATACTTCAATTTTAGAAGACAAATTCTTACTAGAATGTTTTAAGGCAAATATCGGAGAAGACGAACCAAAAGTTTTACATAGAGAACAATCAAGAGTTTTAAAAAGACTTTTAAGTAATGAAAGTCTTATTCTTTCTGCTCCAACAAGTTTTGGCAAAAGCTTTATTATCGATGCTCTAATAGCTATGAGAAAACCAAAAAATATATTAATCATTGTTCCTACAATTTCTTTATTGGATGAAGCTAGAAGAAGACTTATAAGGAAGTTTCATAACTATAAAATAATTACAACCACACAACAAATTAATCTTGAAAGCAATAATATCTTTGTCTTTTCTCCAGAAAGAGCAATTGAATATTTTTCATTTATGAGCAAAGAAAACGTAAGGCTTGATTTTTTTATCGTTGATGAGTTTTATAAAATATCAAAAGAATACGAAAATGAAAGATTTGCTCCACTGCAAAATGCTATTTTGAAATATATGAATATTTCTAATCAAAGATATTATATTTGTCCCAATATAGATAAGATAAAAAATGAAAATAGTATTCTTTCCAAAGGAATGGAATTTGAATGCCTTAACTTCAACACTGTTTTTATTCATATTAATAAATGTTATGAGGATAAGGATTTTAAAAAGGAAGAAAAAATTATAGAAATAGTAAAAAAAGATGAAAAAACTCTAGTTTATACCCAAAGTCAAAGCAATATAAAGAAAGTTTGCAAAATCTTGGTGGAAAATGCCATTATAGAAAATTCAAATGCTTTATTGGAAAATTTTGCAAAATGGTTATCAAAACATTATGGAGAACACTACCTTAATGATACATTAAAAATTGGTGTGGGAATACATCATGGAAGACTTCATAGGTGTCTATCACAATTACAAGTAAGATTATTTGATGAAAAAGATTTACTAAAAACCATTGTTTCTACATCTTCTTTAATAGAAGGGGTTAATATTCCAGCAAAAAATCTTATTTTATGGGATAAAAGAAATGGAACAAAAAATATAAATTATTTTACTTATAAAAACATTATAGGTAGAAGCGGAAGAATGTTTAAATATTTTATAGGCGAAGTATATTTATTTGAATCCCCAAATGAAGATAGCAATGAAGAAAAGATATTAGATGTAGAAATCAAATCAGAATCTTTATCTATTAATGATGAGATAAATAATGAAATTCCCGATAATATACAAGCAGAAGTTAAAAACAATCAACGAGAGATAATAAACTTAATAGGAGTGGATAAATTCAATTTACTCAAAAAAGAAGCTTCATTAAAAAATGATTTAAAAGTTATTAAAAAAATAATTCAAATATTGCAGTATAAAGATTTTGATTGTGGCATTTTTACGCATTTATTTAATGACGAACCTGACAAATGGTATATCTTATCTAAAATTGCGTCTATAGGAGAATTTCATTGTAAAAATATTGGCGATATAAATACTGTTGAGTTGGTAAAAAAATTATCACAAAATTGGACTAAGCCGCTACCAGAACTTATTGAATATATGGGTATTGATTTGGATGATTTTTTTAAACTTGAAAATCATGTAGCTTTTAAGGTCGCATCGATATTTTCTGATATCAACACTTTACAAAAGATACTCTACCCCGAAAAAGCGATAGATATTTCAAGTTTTGTTACAAAACTTTCAAATGCCTTTTTGCCATCTGTGGTTTATACCCTTGAAGAGTTTGGACTCCCTAGAATCGTTTCTAAAAAACTTCATAAATGTGGATTCATTGATTTTGAAAATAAGGATTTAGCAATAGAACAAGTATTAGATAAATTTAAAGAATGTACAGCTGATGCTATAATCAATAAATTAAAAGAAAAAAATCTTTACGATGATTTTGAAGATTATATATTAAATTATTTTTATGAAGGTTTAGGGCAATAA
- a CDS encoding restriction endonuclease subunit S has product MTHLPQGWEVKTIEDVCKNSNSNLALKDIKDKSGDYPVFGASGIVGYVDFFHKAQECLGIIKDGAGVGRVFVLPKQSS; this is encoded by the coding sequence ATGACACATTTACCGCAAGGGTGGGAAGTAAAAACAATAGAAGATGTGTGTAAAAATTCAAACTCGAATTTAGCCTTAAAAGATATAAAAGATAAAAGTGGAGATTATCCTGTTTTTGGTGCAAGTGGCATAGTTGGTTATGTGGATTTTTTTCATAAAGCTCAAGAATGTTTAGGCATAATTAAAGATGGTGCAGGGGTTGGAAGAGTCTTTGTTTTACCTAAACAATCATCATAA
- a CDS encoding DUF3298 and DUF4163 domain-containing protein: protein MQTRAILLKVFVGVMLAFTNGFGMQGEDITYTIYRFDKGKLYLAQNAQGILFAGVKNQKFQSCEISPNKVLENGKLECGEESFMIENGKIQDEVVLEDSFNLKSQEIVYQYSEDSPSQVSVLVLCSNDSKIQNLLELMYQKEFNCTNIRETFLPSLKESMQEYLKNTEGMEALEYLKKFPLEETIKDRLYYFDDEILVFEKMSYLYTGGAHGNYGKWGVVVSKKEGIIPLNEMIDLNNLELKRLLWEEYQKYLAKVDDAVQDYIDFENFKVSDAILFGYDGMIFIYQPYEIMPYAYGIVELKLPLEVIEKFGDFSHSALGYLFTK, encoded by the coding sequence ATGCAAACTAGGGCGATTTTATTAAAAGTGTTTGTAGGCGTAATGTTGGCATTTACAAATGGTTTTGGAATGCAGGGTGAGGATATTACTTATACGATTTATCGTTTTGACAAAGGGAAATTATATCTTGCACAAAATGCACAAGGAATTTTGTTTGCTGGAGTGAAGAATCAAAAGTTTCAAAGCTGTGAAATATCGCCCAATAAGGTTTTGGAAAATGGAAAGCTAGAGTGTGGAGAAGAGAGTTTTATGATTGAAAATGGAAAGATTCAAGATGAAGTTGTGCTTGAAGATTCTTTTAATCTCAAAAGTCAAGAGATTGTCTATCAATATTCTGAAGATAGCCCAAGCCAAGTTAGCGTTTTGGTGTTATGCTCTAATGATTCTAAGATTCAAAACCTTTTAGAATTAATGTATCAAAAAGAATTTAATTGCACAAACATTAGAGAAACTTTTTTGCCTTCTTTGAAAGAATCAATGCAGGAATATTTGAAAAATACCGAAGGAATGGAAGCTTTGGAATATCTTAAGAAGTTTCCTTTGGAAGAAACGATTAAAGATAGACTTTATTATTTTGATGATGAGATTTTAGTGTTTGAAAAAATGAGTTATCTCTATACGGGAGGAGCTCACGGAAATTATGGAAAATGGGGTGTTGTAGTCTCAAAAAAGGAAGGAATTATTCCGCTTAATGAAATGATTGATTTAAACAATTTGGAGTTAAAAAGGCTTCTTTGGGAGGAATATCAAAAGTATCTTGCAAAAGTTGATGATGCAGTGCAAGATTATATTGATTTTGAAAATTTTAAGGTATCTGATGCTATTTTGTTTGGTTATGATGGAATGATTTTTATTTATCAGCCTTATGAGATTATGCCTTATGCTTATGGTATTGTGGAGCTTAAATTGCCTTTGGAAGTCATTGAGAAATTTGGTGATTTTAGTCATTCTGCTTTGGGGTATTTATTTACAAAATAA
- a CDS encoding restriction endonuclease subunit S, whose product MFYFLKNLDFSKYILGSAIPHIYFRDYKKEQIPLPPLEEQMRIVKILDSAFEKIDKSVELLKANLANLDELAQSVLDRAFNPLGDSIDSTESTQNPSTHDTQSPYPLPQHWEWKTLGEIGEIITGSTPSKNNPKFYGNDYPLFKPSDLGSGNTIKASDNLSKLGFENARKLPKNTLLVVCIGASIGKIGLSGIIGSCNQQINAIIPSPNVLSKYLFFVCHSKYFQSILKKNASQTTLPIINKTEFSKLEIPLPKDIKEQEQIAMHLDSVFDKIQKLKELYNAQLQDYEELKQSLLNQAFSGKL is encoded by the coding sequence TTGTTCTACTTTCTTAAAAATCTAGATTTTTCAAAATATATTTTAGGTTCGGCAATTCCACATATTTATTTTAGAGATTATAAAAAAGAGCAGATTCCACTTCCGCCGCTAGAAGAGCAGATGAGAATTGTAAAGATTCTAGATTCTGCGTTTGAAAAGATTGATAAAAGCGTGGAGTTGCTCAAGGCAAATCTTGCCAATCTCGATGAGTTAGCCCAAAGTGTGCTTGATAGAGCCTTTAATCCTTTGGGAGATTCTATAGATTCTACAGAATCTACACAGAATCCTAGCACACACGATACACAATCTCCCTATCCCCTCCCGCAACATTGGGAATGGAAAACCTTGGGGGAGATCGGAGAAATTATTACAGGTAGCACCCCTAGCAAAAATAATCCAAAGTTTTATGGCAATGACTATCCATTATTTAAACCTAGTGATTTAGGGAGTGGTAATACTATTAAAGCGAGTGATAATCTTTCAAAATTAGGTTTTGAAAATGCAAGAAAGCTTCCCAAAAATACACTTCTTGTTGTGTGTATTGGGGCTTCTATTGGAAAAATTGGCTTAAGTGGAATTATTGGAAGTTGTAATCAACAAATTAATGCCATTATTCCAAGCCCTAATGTCTTATCAAAGTATTTATTTTTTGTGTGTCATAGCAAATATTTTCAATCCATTCTTAAAAAAAATGCCTCGCAAACTACTTTGCCTATCATCAATAAAACTGAATTTTCAAAGCTTGAAATCCCCCTCCCAAAAGACATAAAAGAGCAAGAGCAAATCGCTATGCACTTAGATTCTGTCTTTGATAAGATACAAAAGCTAAAAGAGCTTTATAACGCACAGCTACAAGACTATGAGGAGCTTAAGCAATCCCTGCTTAATCAAGCTTTTAGCGGAAAGTTATAA